One Candidatus Synechococcus calcipolaris G9 genomic window carries:
- a CDS encoding Coq4 family protein, with translation MTTPKPNSVDKAFSAFINYLQTNNRIAKAEASDDAAMISFFSLENALDDTELAEIAVAEARKNPEVNALFEERWLPGKLDLNELIKLPEGTLGHVFAADMLAKGFDPDFFHKVPVENDIAYMKMLWRSTHDIYHVVTGFDTDIVGELALQAFMIAQHSIPISIMAYGAGLVETALYSPQDLDRLMQETTRAWDMGTQTPAKFLAQKWDQYLDQPLTAVRDQLGIPKSLQSQHHH, from the coding sequence ATGACAACTCCTAAGCCTAACAGTGTGGACAAAGCCTTTTCTGCCTTCATTAATTACCTACAGACCAACAATCGAATCGCCAAGGCAGAGGCCAGTGATGATGCTGCAATGATTTCTTTCTTCAGCCTTGAAAATGCACTTGATGATACAGAATTAGCTGAAATTGCGGTTGCAGAAGCACGGAAAAATCCTGAAGTGAATGCCTTATTTGAAGAACGTTGGTTGCCGGGGAAACTTGATTTAAATGAATTGATCAAACTCCCAGAAGGAACTTTGGGACATGTATTTGCCGCTGATATGCTGGCCAAGGGCTTTGATCCGGATTTCTTTCATAAAGTTCCAGTTGAAAATGATATTGCCTATATGAAAATGCTCTGGCGCAGTACCCATGACATCTATCATGTCGTTACCGGGTTTGATACCGATATTGTCGGTGAACTAGCTCTTCAGGCCTTTATGATTGCCCAGCATTCGATTCCCATCAGCATTATGGCCTATGGTGCAGGTTTGGTTGAAACTGCCCTGTACAGTCCCCAGGATTTAGATCGATTGATGCAGGAAACTACTCGAGCCTGGGATATGGGAACCCAAACACCCGCTAAATTCTTGGCACAAAAATGGGATCAGTATTTAGATCAACCCTTAACGGCGGTTCGCGATCAGTTGGGGATTCCGAAATCCTTGCAATCTCAACACCATCATTAA